The DNA segment ACGCGAACCCGGCGATGCTGACCGCCGAGATCTGGATCAACACCAACCGGCTCACCGACAAGCTCTACCGGATGCGCGATTATCTGCGCGAGAACTTCGCCGCCGACTCGCTCGAACCCGCCGAACTGTACATCCGCCAGAACGAGGGGCGCCGCCACGATACCTTCGATGTAACCTTCAACCATCGCAGGGGCGTCGTCACCCTAATCAAGCATGGACCGCGCGGCGTGCAGCGGCGCGCCTTTCTCTCCGACAATCCTTCCGGGCCGGTGTCGGCGGCGCTGATGGCGCTGAGCCAACCGCTCGCGGCCGGCGAGACGTTCACCTTTGACGCCTTCAGCGGGACGACCCGCTACGTCTTCAACCTGCGCGTCGTGCGCCGCGAGCGCATCGGCACGCCGCTCGGCGAGTTCGACGCCTGGCGGATCGTGCCGTCGGTCAGCTACCTGAGCGACGGCGAGGTCAACGACAAGGCGCACGATACAGTGCTGTGGGTATCGGCCGACGCGCGCCGCCTCCCGCTGCGCGTGGAGTCGGCCGTATTCATCGGCAGCGTGCGCATCGACCTGGTCAAAATCATCGACGGCGCGCGCCCGGAGTCGGCGCAGGACTGAAGTTTTAGCGCGCGCGGCGGCTGTGCTATGGCTCAGGGTATGGCCAAGCAACTCGAGTTTTTTTACGACTGCTCCAGCCCGTGGACCTACCTCGCCTTCAGCCGCATCGAGGAGGTCGCCCGCCGCCACGGCGCCGCGCTCGTCTGGCGGCCGATCCTGGTCGGCGGCGTGTTCAACGCGGTCAACCCGTCGGTCTACGAGAGCCGCGAGCGGCCGGTCAAAGCCAAGGCGCGCTACTCCCAGAAAGACCTTCAGGACTGGGCACGGTTGTACGGGCTGAAGATCGGCCAGCCGACTGTGTTTCCGGTCAACTCAGTCAAGGCGATGCGCGGCGCGTTCGTTGCCCACGAGCACGGCAAGATCTCGTCCTACTCGCGTCGGGTGTTCGAGGCCTACTGGGGCGAGGACCGCGACATCAGCCGCGACGACGTCCTGCGCGACGTCGTGCGCGCGGTGGGGCTGGACGAAGACGAGTTCTTTGGCAAGATCGCCGCTTCCGAATACAAGGAGAAGCTGCGCGCGAACACCGACGAGCTGGTCGCGCGCGGCGGCTTCGGCTCGCCCACGATGTTCGTCGACGGCGACATGTTTTTCGGCAACGACCGCCTGGTGCTGGTTGAGCATCGGCTCTCCGCCGGCTGATGATCGACACAGCGGCGCTGCCCGAGACGGTACGCGCGTTCATCGCGCTCAAACTCGATCCCGCGGTGGAGGCGGCGATCACGGCGCTGATCGACCGGCTCAAGGCGCCCGACGACGGCATCCGATGGGTGCGGCCGTCGAACTTCCATCTCACCCTGTTCTTCCTGGGCCCGGCGGTGATTCGCGAGCGGCTGGTGCCGGTCGCCTATGCGCTGGAGGAGATAGCGGCCGAGACCGCGCCATTCGACCTCGAGGTGCGCGGGGCCGGCGTGCTGCCCGACGCGGCGCGCCCGCGTGTGCTGTGGGTTGGCCTGCACGCCCCGGAGCTGATTGCGCTGGCCGGACGGGTCGCCGAAGCGGCCGAGCGGTGCGGCTTTCAACGCGAGCGGCGCGGCTACCTGCCTCATCTGACGATCGCGCGCGTGCGCACGCCGCGCGCGTGGCGCGCGCTGCGCCCGAAGTTCGAAGCCGTGGCCGCGCTGCGCTTTGGCGTCTCGCGGGTCGAGCGGTTAGTGCTCTATCGCAGCGAGCCGGGCCCGCAGGCCTCGACCTACACCGAGCTTGCCGTCTTCCCTTTTGGCGGCGGCCGGCCGGCGGGCGTGGCGGGTGAAAACTAGCGGCCGGCGCTGTGGACCGATTTGCGGACACCTAGCGCTATCCGCCGCCGTTTGTGGCAAGATTCGCTTACAGAAAAAGTCAAAGGCCC comes from the Candidatus Binataceae bacterium genome and includes:
- a CDS encoding DUF3108 domain-containing protein, with product MKVAFIASTWKRGGRAAAALAFAALMIAGAATGAPPARRGAKRAAPDPAAQPKPLPDGVLVPDYSPGPLPFHPGEQLIYQASWIGIPAAGGKVVLHPDYANPAMLTAEIWINTNRLTDKLYRMRDYLRENFAADSLEPAELYIRQNEGRRHDTFDVTFNHRRGVVTLIKHGPRGVQRRAFLSDNPSGPVSAALMALSQPLAAGETFTFDAFSGTTRYVFNLRVVRRERIGTPLGEFDAWRIVPSVSYLSDGEVNDKAHDTVLWVSADARRLPLRVESAVFIGSVRIDLVKIIDGARPESAQD
- a CDS encoding 2-hydroxychromene-2-carboxylate isomerase; protein product: MAKQLEFFYDCSSPWTYLAFSRIEEVARRHGAALVWRPILVGGVFNAVNPSVYESRERPVKAKARYSQKDLQDWARLYGLKIGQPTVFPVNSVKAMRGAFVAHEHGKISSYSRRVFEAYWGEDRDISRDDVLRDVVRAVGLDEDEFFGKIAASEYKEKLRANTDELVARGGFGSPTMFVDGDMFFGNDRLVLVEHRLSAG
- the thpR gene encoding RNA 2',3'-cyclic phosphodiesterase, with protein sequence MIDTAALPETVRAFIALKLDPAVEAAITALIDRLKAPDDGIRWVRPSNFHLTLFFLGPAVIRERLVPVAYALEEIAAETAPFDLEVRGAGVLPDAARPRVLWVGLHAPELIALAGRVAEAAERCGFQRERRGYLPHLTIARVRTPRAWRALRPKFEAVAALRFGVSRVERLVLYRSEPGPQASTYTELAVFPFGGGRPAGVAGEN